GACCACAAGGGTCATGCTGGCAATTAGGAGTGCGGGTCTCGCTCGTTGCCTGACTTAACAGGACGCCTCACGGTACGAGCTGACGGCGGCCATGCACCTCCTCTCAGTGGCTCCAGTAAGCTCATCAAACTGACCTTCACTGCACACTGTCGGTGCTGGTGAGATGTCCGGCGTTGAGTCCAATTAAACCGCAGGCTCCTCCGGTTGTAGTGCTCCCCCGCCAATTCCTTTAAGTTTCATCCTTGCGGACGTACTTCCCAGGCGGTCTGCTTCACGGCTTCCCTACGGCACAACACAGGCTCGTAGCCTGTGTCACACCTAGCAGACATCGTTTACAGCTCGGACTACCCGGGTATCTAATCCGGTTCGTGACCCGAGCTTTCGTCCCTCACCGTCGGATCCGTCCTCCAGAGGCGCTTTCGCCACCGGTGGTCCGTCCAGGATTACGGGATTTCACTCCTACCCCGGACGTACCCCTCTGGTCTTCCGGTCCCAAGCCAGACAGTTTCCACCGGACGCCTCTCCGTTGGGCGGAGAGATTTCCCGATGGACTTGACTGGCCAGCTACGGACGCTTTAGGCCCAATAATAGCGGTCATCACTCGTGCTGCCGGTATTACCGCGGCGGCTGGCACCGGTCTTGCCCAGCACTTATTCGTACACCACCTTACGGTGTACAAAAGCGAGGACTATATGCCCTCGCACCTGGAGTCCCCTTATCGCACTGGCGTGCAGTGTAAAGGTTTCGCGCCTGCTGCGCCCCGTAGGGCCCGGTATCTTGTCTCAGATACCGTCTCCGGGCTCTTGCTCTCACAACCCGTACCGATTACTGGCACGGTGGGCCGTTACCCCACCGTCTACCTAATCGGCCGCAGCCACATCCTACAGCGCCGGGGCGTTTCGAGCTCGTACCATTTCCAGGTAGCGAGCCGTATGCACTATTAGCCTCAGTTTCCCGAGGTTATCGTGCTCTGTAGGGTAGTTTGGCCACGTGTTACTGAGCTATCTGCTACGAGTCTAAACTCGTGCAACTAGCATGGCTAAATCGGACTCCAATAGCAATGACCTCCGGCAGGATCAACCGGAATGCTATATTACTCCCCGTGAGGGGAGGGTCTGTTGGCGGTGAATGTTGTACACACTCACACAATTTGGGTCCACACGTTCGATGACGCGATCGCGGACCGATCGGGCGTCACCGAACTGTCGAGGCTAACATCAGATCCCATCTGTACGGCGGACCGCAGGGGTGGAATCCTCATTTCCTTCGGATCTAAACGTAGGCCGTCTGGGGTACATAACCCCTTCGGACCTCGTTCGATCCGAGCGACGAGACGCCCGATGCGTCCCGCCGATCACATCACATCCGAATCCCCTCGTACACTTAAGGGCAACGGATCGATCCCGCGCCGGAAATCACAGCCGGCGGGGGAGTTCGCGATCCGATCTGAGTGCCCAGACACGTATAAGGGCAGCGGATCGTCGTAACCGGCCGCGCCGGTCACGAACACGACCCGAATCGAATGCCCGTACACGGATAAGACCGTCGGATCGAACCGACGATCGGGACGAGGGTGGATGCAGTGCCTGCCTCCGCGCTGGAATACAGCCGGAGGGAACGTGGCGGCGTGCGCCACGTCGTTCGCATTAGTTTCGAACGCCGGGTTCACATATAAGGCCGTCGAACGAGATCCGTATCGGAACCCGATACCATGGGACGGTTTTGCAGTGGTCAATCACTGGGACGACACTAATAAACGCACCAGTAGCTCGAGCCGATCGGCCCGCGACGGAATCGACGCTCAGGTACAGGAGTATCACGCGGGCGGAGGTCGGCCGGTCATTCCGCCCTCGCAGACACGGTCGGGCCGAATGAGACCCGCGCGTTCGCACTCGGGCGTGCACGCGCAAGAAGGCTTCGTGTCGAACGAGGGGAACGAGAGAAGCCGGCGTGGTCGATAGCGAGCCGAGAGCCGATCGACCCGAACCGGTTCGGGAACGGCCCGAGACACCGGCAACCGGCACTTCGCATCGATGCCGATAAACCGTGTGCGTCACAAGGGGCAGACGAATGGTCCGGGACCCGATCAGTGCGGAGTCGATGCCGTCGGCGGAAGAGATCTGCGCTGCGCTCGACGATCCCGACTGCCGTGAGATTATCCGGAATCTCGAGGAACCAATGACGGCTTCAGAGCTGACCTCCCGGTGTGACATTCCGCAATCGACGCTGTATCGTAAGCTCGAGTTGCTGACCGATGCGACGTTGCTCGAAGAATCGACCGAGATCAGGCGCGACGGCCACCACGCGAGCAAGTACGCGGTCGCGTTCGACGAGATTACGCTGGTGCTCGAGGAAGACCGATCGCTGGGGGTCCAGATCGAACGCCCCGCCCGGACGGCCGACGAGCGCCTCGCCGAACTGTGGTCGGAGGTGCGCAAGGAAACATGAGCCCACAGCCGAGCGGGACGACCGAAATCGCGCTCGCGCTAGCAGTCGTCAAAACGCTGGTGCTCGTGGTCGGTAGCGTCATCACCTTCTTCGCGTTCAAGGCCTACCGGCGCACGCGCCAGCGGGCGCTCGGCTATCTCGCAGCCGGGTTCGGTATCGTGACACTCGGCCTGGTCCTGGCGGGGATGCTCTACGAAGTCCTCGGCGTCCCCCTTCCGATGGGCGTTCTGCTGGAGAGTCTCCTCGTCCTGATCGGCTTCCTCGTGATCGCCTATTCGCTGTACGTCCAGTAGGGGAGCCCTCGTAGCCGACGTCGGCCTCGAACTCGAGCGTGACCGGTTCGGCGGGGCCGATGCCGACGACGTCCTCACTCGTATCGGACCGTCTCCGGGATCGGGGCCGTAGCGACCCGATCGACTCAGCGACTCAGCGGTTCAACGGTTCAGCGTGTGGATTGCGTGCCCGAGCGCGTTCTCGGCGGCCTCCATCACCGACTCCGACAGCGTCGGGTGAGTGTGGACCGTCGACGCGACGTCCTCGACGGTCGCGCCGAGTTCGATCGCGAGGCCGAGTTCGGCGATCAGTTCCGAGGCCTCGGGACCGACGATCTGGGCCCCGAGGACGTACCCCTCGGACTCGTCGGCGACGATCTTGACGAAGCCGTCGGTCTCGCCGGTCGTCAGCGCGCGGCCGCTGGCCCGGAACGGGAACGTCCCGACGATCGTCTCGAAGCCGGCCTCTTCGGCCTCGGACTCCGTCATCCCGACGGTGCCGATCTCGGGATCGGTGAAGATCGCGGCGGGCATCGCCTGATAGTCGATCGCCGCGGGTTCGCCGGCGATCACCTCCGCGGCGACCTGTCCCTCCATGCTGCCCTTGTGGGCGAGCATCGGTTCGCCCGCGACGTCGCCGACCGCGAAGACGTGGTCGACGTTCGTTCGCGCGCGCGAATCGGTTTCGATGAAGCCCCGATCGTCGGTCTCGACGCCGACGGCGTCGAGGTCGAGCGTGTCCGAGACGGGTTCGCGGCCGACGGCGACGAGGACTTTCTCGGCGTCGAGGTCGAGCGCCTCCGCTTCGACGGCTTCCGCCTGGCCACCATCCGTCGCGGCCTGCTCGGCGGGCTCCGCTTCGACGCGGATGCCATCGCCGTGGTCGTACCACGTCGAGGCGGTGTAGCCGAAGTGGAACTCGATCCCGATATCGTTCGCCCGCTGTTTGACTGGTCGTTTGAGATCGTCGTCGTAGCCGGGCAGGATGCCGTCGAGCATCTCGATGACCGTCACGTCGGTCCCGAGTTTGGCGAAGACGCTCGCCAGTTCCATCCCGATGTAGCCGGCACCGACGACGACCAGCGAGTCGGGGACCGAGTCGAGCGCGAGCGCCTGTTTCGAGTCGAGCACGGGTTCGTCGCCGTAGTCGAAGCCGGGAATCTCGATCGGGCGCGAACCGGTCGCGACGATCGCGTGTTCGAACTCGATGCTCTCCGAGCCCTGGCCCTCGCCGCTGTGGGAGATGCGGGCGGTGTTCTCGCCGTCGAACGTGGCCGTTCCCTCCAGCAGGTTGACGCCGTTTGCCTTGCAGAGCTTCTCGACCCCGCCCGTCAGCTGGTCGACGACGCCGTCTTTCCAGTCGACCATCTTCGCGAGGTCGACGGCGGGATCGGCGTGGATCCCCATCTCCTCGGCGTTGCCGGCCTCGTGGGCGACGTCGGTCGCGGTGATCAGCGCCTTCGAGGGGATACAGCCGTGGTTCAGACAGGTCCCGCCGTAGGCGTCCTTTTCGACGAGCGTTACGTCCAGATCGAGCTGTCCGGCGCGGATCGCGGCCACGTAGCCGGCGGGTCCGGCCCCGACGACCAGCACGTCCGTTCCGGTGGTAACGTCTCCGACGACCATCAGTTCGCCCCCGCTCTCGTACTCTTCGTAGTCGTAGTCATATTCGTAGTCGTAGGTTGGTATTCGATCACTCGAGCAATAGCAGTTCGGGGTTCTCGAGGTACTCCATCACGGTGTTCGTAAACTGTGCGCCGACCGCGCCGTCGATCAGACGGTGATCGAACGACAGCGACAGGGTCATCACCGATCGCGGTTCGATCGACTCCGTCCCGTCCTCGTCGGTCACCACGCGCGGTTTGCGCTTGATCTCGCCGATCGCGAGGATGCCCGATTCGGGATAGTTCAGGATCGGCGTGGCGTACTCGCCGCCGATCCCGCCGACGTTCGTGATCGTGAACGTCGATCCCTGCAGTTCGCCGGGGCTGATCGATCGCTCGCGGGCCTTCGTGACGAGTTCGTTCATCTCCGAGGACAGTTGCAACAGGCCCTTCCGATCGGCGTCCTCGAGGACCGGCACCATCAGTCCGACGTCGGTCGCGGTGGCGACCCCGATGTTGTAGTAGTCGCGGTAGACGACCTCCTCGTTCTCGTCGTCGATGACCGCGTTCATCTCGGGGTACTCCTTCAGCGCCGCGACGACGGCCTTCATGATGAAGGGCATGTAGGTCAGCCGGATGCCCTGGTCCTCGGCGCGGGACTTGAGCCGATCGCGAGCCTCGACGAGGGCCGTCACGTCGACCTCGTCGTGGTGGGTGACGTGGGGCGCGGTGTACTTCGACTCGACCATCGCGTCCGCGATCGTCTTGCGGACGCCGCGGAACGGTTCGCGCCGTTCGCGCTCGCCGGGTGCGAACTCCGTTCCTTTCTCGGCTTCGCCGACCGGTTCGCCGGCCTCGATCACCTCCCGATCCGCTTCTTGGGCCTGCCGCTGTGCCTCGGCGTACTCCCGGACCGCGTCGGGCGTGACGAACGCCTCGCCGTCGCGTTCCTCGTCCGTCGGGACGGCGTCGATGTCGACGCC
The nucleotide sequence above comes from Halosolutus halophilus. Encoded proteins:
- a CDS encoding winged helix-turn-helix domain-containing protein gives rise to the protein MVRDPISAESMPSAEEICAALDDPDCREIIRNLEEPMTASELTSRCDIPQSTLYRKLELLTDATLLEESTEIRRDGHHASKYAVAFDEITLVLEEDRSLGVQIERPARTADERLAELWSEVRKET
- a CDS encoding DUF7521 family protein → MSPQPSGTTEIALALAVVKTLVLVVGSVITFFAFKAYRRTRQRALGYLAAGFGIVTLGLVLAGMLYEVLGVPLPMGVLLESLLVLIGFLVIAYSLYVQ
- the lpdA gene encoding dihydrolipoyl dehydrogenase, translating into MVVGDVTTGTDVLVVGAGPAGYVAAIRAGQLDLDVTLVEKDAYGGTCLNHGCIPSKALITATDVAHEAGNAEEMGIHADPAVDLAKMVDWKDGVVDQLTGGVEKLCKANGVNLLEGTATFDGENTARISHSGEGQGSESIEFEHAIVATGSRPIEIPGFDYGDEPVLDSKQALALDSVPDSLVVVGAGYIGMELASVFAKLGTDVTVIEMLDGILPGYDDDLKRPVKQRANDIGIEFHFGYTASTWYDHGDGIRVEAEPAEQAATDGGQAEAVEAEALDLDAEKVLVAVGREPVSDTLDLDAVGVETDDRGFIETDSRARTNVDHVFAVGDVAGEPMLAHKGSMEGQVAAEVIAGEPAAIDYQAMPAAIFTDPEIGTVGMTESEAEEAGFETIVGTFPFRASGRALTTGETDGFVKIVADESEGYVLGAQIVGPEASELIAELGLAIELGATVEDVASTVHTHPTLSESVMEAAENALGHAIHTLNR
- a CDS encoding 2-oxo acid dehydrogenase subunit E2, which translates into the protein MVREFKLPDVGEGVAEGELVSWLVAPGDEVSEDQPVAEVETDKALVEVPAPVNGAVRELHYEEGDVIPVGEVFITFDVAGEAAEAAAEPAADEEAEVADEGEPAGDPGATGTETGEVETPDDRVFAPPRVRRMAREEGIDLSTIEGSGPGGRITAADVEAAASGGAVEADAETDESGAAATAEPEPTADASTAESGGAATGTAGGGQQIQARSTSVESADRDRTLAAPATRRLAEEEGVDIDAVPTDEERDGEAFVTPDAVREYAEAQRQAQEADREVIEAGEPVGEAEKGTEFAPGERERREPFRGVRKTIADAMVESKYTAPHVTHHDEVDVTALVEARDRLKSRAEDQGIRLTYMPFIMKAVVAALKEYPEMNAVIDDENEEVVYRDYYNIGVATATDVGLMVPVLEDADRKGLLQLSSEMNELVTKARERSISPGELQGSTFTITNVGGIGGEYATPILNYPESGILAIGEIKRKPRVVTDEDGTESIEPRSVMTLSLSFDHRLIDGAVGAQFTNTVMEYLENPELLLLE